The Brasilonema sennae CENA114 genome includes a region encoding these proteins:
- the nadA gene encoding quinolinate synthase NadA: protein MFTTALAQREKTEQGDLPLDLFAAIEALKQELNAVILAHYYQEPDIQDIADFIGDSLQLAKAAADTNADVIVFAGVHFMAETAKILNPDKMVLLPDLNAGCSLADSCPTEAFAAFKAAHPNHLVVSYINCSADIKAMSDIICTSSNAVKIVQQIPIDQPIIFAPDRNLGRYVIEKTGRDLVLWEGSCVVHETFSEKKIVQLKIAHPEAEAIAHPECETSVLRHANFIGSTAALLKYCEQSPSQEFIVATEPGIIHQMQKQAPYKHFIPAPPLNNCACNECPFMRLNTLEKLYSAMKNRSPEITLPENIRMAALRPIQRMLEMSV from the coding sequence GTGTTTACGACTGCACTTGCTCAACGAGAAAAAACCGAACAGGGTGATCTACCACTAGACTTATTTGCAGCAATTGAGGCTCTTAAACAAGAACTCAATGCGGTTATCCTGGCACATTACTATCAAGAACCGGACATTCAAGATATTGCAGATTTTATTGGAGATTCGTTACAGCTTGCCAAAGCTGCAGCTGATACAAATGCAGATGTCATTGTCTTTGCTGGTGTCCATTTCATGGCAGAAACTGCAAAGATTCTTAATCCGGACAAGATGGTTCTTTTACCAGATTTAAATGCTGGTTGTTCTTTAGCCGATAGTTGTCCAACAGAGGCGTTTGCAGCTTTTAAAGCAGCACACCCAAACCATTTGGTGGTTTCTTACATCAACTGCTCTGCTGATATTAAGGCAATGAGTGATATAATCTGCACCAGTTCCAACGCCGTCAAAATTGTGCAGCAGATTCCTATAGATCAGCCAATTATTTTTGCCCCAGACCGGAATTTAGGACGGTATGTTATCGAAAAAACTGGGCGAGATTTAGTCCTGTGGGAAGGGAGTTGCGTTGTCCATGAAACTTTTTCTGAGAAAAAAATTGTGCAGTTAAAAATTGCACACCCAGAAGCAGAGGCGATCGCTCATCCAGAATGTGAAACTAGTGTCTTGCGCCATGCAAATTTCATCGGCTCTACAGCTGCTTTACTAAAATATTGTGAACAAAGCCCTTCCCAAGAATTTATCGTTGCTACAGAACCTGGAATCATTCACCAAATGCAAAAACAAGCGCCTTACAAGCACTTTATACCCGCACCACCATTGAATAACTGCGCGTGTAACGAGTGTCCTTTTATGCGGTTAAATACCTTAGAAAAACTCTACAGTGCGATGAAAAATCGCTCTCCCGAAATCACGTTGCCAGAGAATATTCGCATGGCAGCATTGCGACCAATTCAACGAATGCTAGAGATGAGTGTATAA
- the argS gene encoding arginine--tRNA ligase — translation MKDTQEQLKLTLQEALDAAFGSDYSKVDPVLVAASNPKFGDYQANVALGLAKQLGQQPRAIAQQIVDKLDVSDICKPPEVAGPGFINLKLKTEYLEAQLKAIQGDPRLGVPQTNNPKRVIVDYPSPNIAKEMHVGHLRPAVIGDCLSRIVEFVGHKVERISHVGDWGTPFGMLIAYLEEAYPEALTTTETLNLGDLSSFYRQAKARFDADANFQQAARQAVVKLQAGDQKTLLAWKIVCQLSSRAYQVIYDLLEIAPFVERGESFYNALLPEVVEELDKKDLLVENQGAKCVFLEGFTNREGEPLPLIVQKSDGGYNYAATDLATIRYRVQVDKVQRVIYPVGIEQINHFAQIFQVGRKAGWITDDVEFVHAPFGLVLGENGQKLKTRSGEAVRLRDLLDGAIAHARADIENRIKEEAREETEEFVSNLAQVIGVSAVKYADLSQNRTSNYIFSYDKMLALKGNTAPYMVYAYVRTQGISREGNIDFEKLGADAPIVLRQETELTLAKHLLQLDEIISEVEKDLLPNRLCEYLYQLSDKFNKFYENCPVLKAEEPVRTSRLILCDLTARTLKLGLSLLGIRVVERM, via the coding sequence ATGAAGGATACACAAGAACAGCTAAAACTTACGTTACAGGAAGCTTTGGATGCAGCTTTTGGCAGTGATTACAGTAAGGTAGATCCAGTTTTGGTTGCTGCGAGCAATCCTAAATTTGGTGATTATCAAGCAAACGTAGCTTTAGGGCTAGCAAAGCAATTGGGACAGCAACCAAGGGCGATCGCACAACAAATTGTTGATAAACTTGACGTATCTGATATTTGCAAGCCACCAGAAGTTGCTGGTCCTGGCTTTATCAATTTGAAGCTAAAAACAGAATACCTAGAAGCACAACTCAAGGCAATTCAAGGAGATCCAAGGTTAGGAGTCCCACAAACTAACAATCCCAAGCGAGTGATTGTAGATTACCCCAGCCCAAACATCGCCAAAGAAATGCACGTAGGACATTTACGTCCAGCAGTGATTGGAGATTGTCTGTCTCGAATTGTAGAATTTGTTGGTCATAAAGTCGAGCGGATTAGCCATGTCGGAGATTGGGGAACGCCATTTGGAATGCTTATCGCTTATTTAGAAGAAGCGTACCCAGAAGCTTTAACCACTACTGAAACTTTAAATTTGGGTGACTTGTCTTCATTTTACCGTCAAGCAAAGGCGCGATTTGATGCAGATGCAAATTTCCAACAAGCAGCACGTCAGGCTGTGGTAAAACTACAGGCAGGAGATCAAAAGACACTACTCGCATGGAAAATAGTTTGTCAACTCTCCAGTCGAGCGTACCAAGTTATTTACGATTTATTGGAAATTGCTCCTTTTGTTGAACGAGGTGAATCGTTTTATAATGCTTTACTGCCTGAAGTCGTAGAGGAATTAGATAAAAAAGATCTGCTAGTGGAAAATCAGGGTGCAAAGTGCGTTTTTTTGGAAGGCTTTACTAACAGGGAAGGTGAGCCTTTACCCTTGATTGTGCAAAAATCAGATGGAGGATATAACTACGCTGCTACAGATTTAGCGACAATTCGCTATCGAGTACAAGTAGATAAAGTGCAGCGGGTGATTTACCCAGTTGGTATAGAACAAATAAATCACTTCGCTCAGATTTTTCAAGTGGGAAGAAAGGCAGGCTGGATTACAGACGATGTAGAATTTGTGCATGCCCCATTTGGGTTGGTGCTAGGGGAAAATGGTCAAAAATTGAAAACTCGTTCTGGGGAAGCTGTGCGGTTGCGAGATTTATTAGATGGTGCGATCGCCCACGCCCGTGCAGATATAGAAAACAGAATAAAAGAAGAAGCGCGTGAAGAAACTGAAGAGTTTGTCAGCAATCTTGCACAGGTGATTGGCGTTAGTGCGGTTAAATACGCCGACTTAAGCCAAAATCGTACCAGCAACTACATTTTTAGCTACGACAAAATGCTAGCGCTTAAAGGCAATACTGCACCATATATGGTTTATGCTTATGTTAGAACTCAGGGCATTAGTCGTGAAGGTAATATTGACTTTGAAAAACTGGGAGCAGATGCTCCAATTGTTTTGCGGCAAGAAACAGAGTTAACTCTGGCGAAGCACTTGTTACAACTTGATGAAATTATTAGTGAAGTCGAAAAAGATTTACTACCAAATCGTTTGTGCGAGTATTTGTATCAACTGAGTGATAAGTTTAATAAGTTCTACGAAAATTGCCCTGTTCTCAAAGCCGAAGAACCAGTGCGGACATCGCGCCTAATACTGTGTGATTTAACGGCTAGAACTCTGAAGTTGGGACTTTCGTTGCTGGGAATTAGGGTTGTGGAAAGAATGTAG
- a CDS encoding PIN domain-containing protein: MNGLDTNVLVRYLVQDDIEQGRLAAEYIKQVKASGETCFINNIVLCELVWVLKSSYKLSRSEIIDVLEKILRTDAFDFENRETAWLSVQDMKKGKADFSDYFIVKLNKQASCTETATFDTKLQEFEGIRLLST, encoded by the coding sequence ATGAATGGACTAGATACTAACGTTCTAGTTCGTTATCTAGTTCAAGATGACATCGAACAAGGTAGACTTGCGGCGGAGTACATCAAGCAAGTTAAGGCAAGTGGTGAAACCTGTTTCATCAACAACATCGTTCTTTGTGAACTCGTTTGGGTACTCAAAAGTTCCTATAAACTCAGCAGAAGTGAAATTATCGACGTTCTTGAAAAAATACTGAGAACGGATGCGTTTGACTTTGAAAATAGAGAAACGGCTTGGTTGTCGGTACAGGACATGAAAAAGGGAAAAGCTGATTTCTCGGACTATTTCATTGTGAAGTTAAACAAGCAAGCAAGCTGTACTGAAACTGCTACATTTGACACAAAGTTGCAAGAATTTGAAGGAATTCGGCTACTTTCTACTTAA
- the vapC gene encoding type II toxin-antitoxin system tRNA(fMet)-specific endonuclease VapC produces the protein MRFLLDTNMCIYIIKRKPPKVFEKFQTLDIFDVAISSITVAELEYGVYKSQRREQNQAALTQFLIPLEIIPFDASTTQTYGRIRADLERQGIVVGSMDMLIASQAISLGLILVTNNVRELSRIPGLVLENWVD, from the coding sequence ATGAGATTTTTGCTGGATACCAACATGTGTATCTACATTATTAAAAGGAAGCCACCTAAAGTCTTCGAGAAATTTCAGACACTAGACATATTTGATGTCGCTATTTCCTCTATTACTGTTGCAGAACTTGAGTATGGAGTTTATAAAAGCCAACGTCGAGAGCAAAATCAGGCAGCACTTACTCAGTTTTTAATTCCTCTGGAAATTATTCCCTTTGACGCTAGTACGACACAAACCTATGGAAGAATTCGAGCAGACTTGGAGCGACAAGGTATAGTTGTTGGTTCAATGGATATGCTAATAGCATCCCAGGCAATCAGTCTTGGGCTAATTTTAGTGACTAATAATGTCAGAGAACTTTCTCGGATTCCAGGTTTAGTTTTGGAAAATTGGGTGGATTAG
- a CDS encoding type II toxin-antitoxin system PemK/MazF family toxin, protein MKRGEVYDARLEPTEGSEQGGTRPVIIVSRDVINSYSPVVLAVPCTTYQSGKRVYPTQVLIQASDGGLTQDSVAMADQVRVLSKTRLLRLRGALSDDVMAKLAQALLIALDLPGQEIMTE, encoded by the coding sequence ATGAAACGCGGTGAAGTCTATGATGCTCGTTTAGAGCCAACTGAGGGTTCTGAACAAGGGGGAACTCGTCCTGTGATCATTGTCAGTCGTGATGTGATTAATTCATACAGTCCAGTTGTGTTGGCAGTTCCCTGTACCACTTATCAATCGGGAAAGCGTGTTTACCCCACTCAAGTGTTGATTCAAGCATCAGATGGCGGACTTACCCAAGACTCTGTAGCAATGGCAGATCAGGTGCGAGTGTTGTCAAAAACCCGCTTGTTGCGTTTACGAGGGGCGCTTTCTGATGATGTAATGGCAAAGTTGGCTCAGGCGTTGTTGATAGCTTTAGATTTACCAGGGCAAGAGATAATGACTGAATGA
- a CDS encoding AbrB/MazE/SpoVT family DNA-binding domain-containing protein: MSIATITSKGQTTIPKEIREKLNLRPGDRINFIIEPDGKVYIQPVNIQVEELSGILHKAERKAVSIEEMNEAIEQCAGNLS; the protein is encoded by the coding sequence ATGTCCATTGCTACAATTACTAGTAAAGGTCAGACAACTATCCCAAAGGAAATTCGGGAGAAACTAAACTTGCGTCCAGGCGATCGCATTAATTTCATTATTGAACCAGACGGCAAAGTCTACATTCAGCCGGTGAATATTCAAGTTGAGGAATTGTCTGGTATCCTCCATAAAGCAGAAAGGAAAGCAGTCTCTATCGAGGAAATGAATGAAGCAATTGAGCAATGTGCTGGTAACTTGTCATGA
- a CDS encoding group II intron reverse transcriptase/maturase, which yields MIGHSNNTSESWSKLPWKKFRRNLFRLQVRLFKAVKAGDMRKARSLQKLILKSKAARLLAIRQVTQLNAGKKTAGIDGTSSLNFEERFELGGVLAKHVHEWHHSKLREIPIPKKDGTFRTLKVPTIADRAWQCLAKYALEPAHEATFHARSYGFRTGRSAHDAQKYIFQNLRSNSHGIGKQIIELDIEKCFDRISHTTIMDNLIAPKGLKIGIFRCLKAGIHPNFPEQGTPQGGVVSPLLANIALNGIEEIHPSVRYADDMVFFLKPKDDATKVLGKINQFLADRGMNISKKKTKITASTDGFDFLGWHFKVQGNGKFRSTPSVENFKAFRKKVKAIVNCSNYGSEVKAEKLAPLVRGWRNYHKFCKMDGSRNSLYHIQHRTYKVFNEEAKNNRYSSKKLLDKAFPAISHSENKFVNVQGEKSPFDGDIPYWSERNSKLYEGQISKALKRQNHACGYCSMKALPGEEFHLHHVDGNHQNWKTKNFLAVHESCHDYIHMSKGKP from the coding sequence ATGATTGGGCACAGTAACAATACTAGTGAATCTTGGAGCAAGTTACCCTGGAAGAAATTCCGACGTAATCTGTTTCGCCTACAAGTTAGGTTGTTCAAAGCAGTTAAAGCAGGAGACATGCGGAAAGCGCGGTCACTCCAAAAACTGATTCTGAAATCTAAGGCTGCACGGCTACTGGCTATACGTCAAGTAACACAGCTAAATGCTGGGAAAAAGACAGCGGGAATAGATGGAACATCGTCCCTTAACTTTGAGGAGCGTTTTGAACTCGGAGGGGTGCTCGCGAAGCATGTACACGAGTGGCATCACAGCAAACTCAGGGAAATCCCAATACCTAAGAAAGACGGTACCTTCAGAACCCTAAAAGTCCCCACCATTGCGGATAGAGCGTGGCAATGTCTCGCAAAATACGCACTAGAACCAGCACACGAAGCAACTTTCCACGCTAGGAGTTACGGATTCAGAACAGGACGCTCTGCGCATGATGCACAGAAATATATCTTTCAGAATCTACGCTCAAATAGCCACGGAATAGGAAAGCAAATAATAGAACTCGATATCGAGAAATGCTTCGACAGGATAAGCCACACAACTATCATGGATAATTTGATAGCACCAAAAGGACTAAAAATTGGTATCTTCCGATGCCTCAAAGCAGGAATACACCCCAACTTTCCAGAACAAGGAACCCCTCAAGGTGGTGTGGTAAGCCCACTATTAGCTAATATTGCGCTCAATGGAATCGAGGAAATACATCCATCCGTCAGATATGCCGACGACATGGTATTTTTCCTAAAACCCAAAGATGATGCAACAAAGGTACTTGGAAAAATAAACCAGTTCCTTGCAGACAGAGGAATGAATATCAGTAAAAAGAAAACCAAGATAACCGCATCGACAGACGGTTTCGACTTCCTAGGCTGGCACTTCAAGGTGCAGGGCAACGGAAAATTTAGAAGCACCCCCTCAGTGGAAAACTTCAAAGCATTCCGTAAGAAAGTAAAAGCCATCGTTAACTGCTCTAACTATGGTTCCGAGGTAAAAGCTGAGAAATTAGCCCCCTTGGTTAGAGGATGGAGAAACTACCACAAATTCTGTAAGATGGATGGGTCACGAAATTCCTTATATCATATCCAACACAGAACATACAAGGTATTTAACGAGGAAGCAAAGAATAACCGATACTCCAGTAAGAAATTACTAGATAAGGCATTCCCGGCAATCTCTCACTCCGAAAACAAATTTGTCAACGTCCAAGGCGAGAAGTCACCATTTGATGGAGACATCCCCTACTGGAGCGAGCGCAACAGCAAACTCTACGAAGGACAAATCTCTAAAGCCCTAAAACGGCAAAACCACGCATGTGGATATTGCAGCATGAAGGCACTACCAGGTGAAGAATTCCACCTACATCATGTAGATGGCAACCATCAAAACTGGAAAACAAAGAACTTTCTAGCTGTGCACGAAAGTTGCCACGACTATATCCACATGAGCAAGGGGAAACCCTAG
- a CDS encoding WD40 repeat domain-containing protein, whose translation MDEAGKIVPSAPLRRFASESLEKLRETVGRSPLTKAVMDLLLPMIDVDTSITSPYHPMIKILEATRGKTEAEVGYVGGNAATLLVKVDKAALEGKDFSHTVIKGADLTKASLRRVNFAQANLVKSVFPKVFGAVFSVAFSPDGKLFATGDANCEISLWQIIDHKQILRLQGHSDWVRSVVFSPDGNTIVSASYDQTVKLWDTRTGECLKTLYGHTSRINSVAMHSNCQTIATSSDDKTVKLWNIHTGECLKTLLGHTSKVNSAVFSPNGVTLVSSSSDKTVKLWNIQTGECLKTLQGHMDSVGSVVISPDGMSLASCSSKDKTVKLWDISTGECLKTFQEHTDWVRSLAISPDGITLATCSRDTTVKLWNIRTRQCLKTLQGHTDWVKSAAFSPDGNILISGSDDQTVRQWDILSGKCVNILQGYISVVRSLAISADGAMFASSSEDQTVKLWDIHSGECLKTLEGHTGRINSIAISPNSTILASCSYDQTVKLWNVRTGKCLKTLHGHNGGVNSVVISPDGKTLASGCGDRTIKLWDIHTGESLKTLQGHTDWLWSVAFSPNGKLLASGSYDKTVKLWDISTGECLKTLQGYTGRNNSVAISLDGRILASAGEDQTIKLWDIYSGECLITLQGHTSWVLSVVFSPDGKTFASASNDKTVRIWDIHSGKCVKILQGHTHWVNSVIFTTDGRTLISGSWDETIKLWDVNTGECLKTLIDRPYEHMNITGVKGLTDAEITTLKALGAVEEGEM comes from the coding sequence GTGGATGAGGCGGGGAAGATTGTACCAAGTGCGCCGCTGAGGAGATTTGCAAGTGAGTCGTTGGAGAAGTTGAGGGAGACGGTTGGGCGATCGCCCCTCACAAAAGCGGTGATGGATTTGCTTTTGCCGATGATTGATGTTGATACCTCCATCACATCACCCTATCACCCAATGATCAAAATTCTTGAAGCGACACGCGGCAAAACAGAAGCTGAAGTGGGTTATGTTGGTGGGAATGCGGCGACGCTGTTGGTGAAGGTTGATAAGGCGGCATTGGAAGGTAAAGACTTTAGCCATACTGTGATTAAAGGCGCAGACCTTACTAAGGCTAGCCTGCGCCGTGTCAATTTTGCTCAGGCCAATCTAGTTAAATCTGTTTTTCCCAAAGTTTTCGGTGCGGTTTTTTCAGTGGCCTTTAGTCCAGATGGCAAGCTGTTTGCTACAGGTGATGCTAATTGTGAGATTAGCTTGTGGCAAATTATTGATCACAAACAAATTTTAAGACTTCAAGGGCATAGCGACTGGGTACGCTCAGTAGTTTTCAGTCCTGATGGTAATACTATAGTTAGTGCTAGTTATGACCAAACAGTTAAGCTCTGGGATACTCGTACAGGAGAATGTCTGAAAACTTTGTATGGTCATACCAGTAGGATAAATTCAGTGGCGATGCATTCCAATTGTCAAACTATAGCTACTAGCAGTGATGATAAAACTGTGAAGCTATGGAATATTCATACAGGAGAATGCCTAAAAACTTTACTGGGACATACCAGTAAAGTTAATTCAGCAGTGTTCAGTCCTAACGGTGTCACTTTAGTCAGTAGTAGTAGTGACAAAACAGTGAAGTTATGGAATATTCAAACGGGAGAATGCTTGAAAACTTTACAAGGACATATGGATTCAGTAGGATCTGTGGTTATTAGTCCTGATGGTATGAGCCTTGCCAGTTGCAGCAGTAAGGACAAAACAGTGAAGCTATGGGATATCTCCACAGGAGAATGTCTGAAAACTTTTCAGGAGCATACCGATTGGGTACGCTCATTAGCAATTAGTCCTGATGGTATAACTCTTGCCACTTGCAGCAGGGACACAACAGTGAAGTTATGGAATATTCGTACAAGACAATGCCTAAAAACCTTACAGGGACATACCGACTGGGTAAAGTCTGCGGCTTTTAGTCCTGACGGTAACATTTTAATAAGTGGGAGTGATGACCAAACGGTTAGGCAATGGGATATCCTGAGTGGAAAATGTGTAAATATTTTGCAGGGTTATATTAGTGTCGTACGGTCACTGGCAATCAGTGCTGACGGTGCAATGTTTGCTAGTAGTAGCGAAGATCAAACAGTGAAGTTATGGGATATCCATAGTGGTGAATGCCTGAAAACTTTGGAGGGACATACCGGCAGGATTAATTCAATAGCAATTAGCCCTAATAGTACAATTCTAGCCAGTTGTAGTTATGACCAAACAGTGAAGCTATGGAATGTTCGTACTGGAAAATGCCTCAAAACGTTGCATGGGCATAACGGTGGTGTCAATTCAGTAGTAATCAGTCCTGATGGTAAAACCCTAGCCAGTGGTTGTGGTGATCGAACGATAAAGCTATGGGATATCCATACTGGAGAATCTCTGAAAACTTTGCAAGGACATACCGACTGGTTATGGTCAGTTGCATTCAGTCCTAACGGTAAACTTTTAGCTAGTGGAAGTTATGACAAAACAGTGAAACTATGGGACATCAGCACAGGAGAATGTCTGAAAACTTTACAAGGATATACCGGTAGGAATAATTCTGTGGCAATCAGCCTTGATGGTAGGATCCTAGCCAGTGCTGGTGAAGACCAAACGATAAAGCTATGGGATATTTACAGTGGTGAATGCCTAATTACCTTGCAAGGACATACCAGTTGGGTACTCTCCGTTGTTTTTAGTCCTGATGGTAAGACTTTTGCCAGTGCAAGTAATGATAAAACAGTCAGGATATGGGATATTCACAGTGGAAAATGCGTGAAAATTTTGCAGGGACACACTCATTGGGTAAATTCAGTTATTTTCACCACGGACGGTCGAACTCTTATTAGTGGGAGTTGGGATGAAACAATAAAACTTTGGGATGTTAACACGGGTGAGTGCTTAAAAACTCTGATAGATAGACCCTATGAGCATATGAATATCACAGGTGTTAAAGGCTTAACAGATGCCGAAATCACCACTCTTAAAGCACTAGGCGCAGTGGAAGAAGGGGAAATGTAA
- the nadC gene encoding carboxylating nicotinate-nucleotide diphosphorylase, with translation MSHFGVLPPRLVLDRLLHDWLLEDIGRGDRTTQALITKEVRQAKWMAKASGVIAGLPIAARVFQLLDEKVSFIPVVAEGSSCEAGKVVAQIDGPLDALLMGERVALNIVMRLSGVAKLTQNYVDQIADLPAKLVDTRKTTPGLRLLEKYATTVGGAVNHRMGLDDAVMIKDNHIAAAGGIGKAIVQIRSSIPYPLTIEVETESLEQVQEALQHRSDIIMLDNMPVDLMRQAVDIIRQHDSHVKIEASGNITLDTIRAVAETGVDYISSSAPITKSSWLDLSMRIE, from the coding sequence ATGAGTCATTTTGGTGTTTTGCCACCCAGGCTTGTTTTAGATAGGTTGTTACACGATTGGTTGTTAGAGGATATCGGTCGCGGCGATCGCACAACCCAAGCCCTGATAACTAAGGAAGTACGACAAGCTAAGTGGATGGCGAAAGCATCTGGAGTTATAGCAGGTTTACCAATCGCGGCAAGAGTATTTCAACTTTTAGATGAAAAAGTTAGCTTTATTCCTGTTGTAGCTGAGGGTAGTTCTTGTGAGGCGGGAAAAGTGGTGGCCCAAATCGATGGTCCGCTAGATGCCCTCCTGATGGGAGAACGCGTTGCTCTTAATATAGTGATGCGACTCAGTGGCGTCGCCAAGCTCACCCAAAACTATGTAGATCAAATTGCTGATTTACCTGCAAAACTGGTGGACACGCGCAAAACCACTCCTGGGTTAAGGTTGTTGGAAAAGTACGCAACTACAGTAGGAGGGGCAGTCAATCACCGAATGGGATTAGATGATGCAGTTATGATTAAGGATAATCACATCGCAGCTGCTGGGGGAATTGGGAAGGCTATTGTTCAAATTCGCTCCTCAATTCCTTATCCCTTAACTATAGAAGTAGAAACGGAAAGTTTAGAGCAGGTACAAGAAGCTTTGCAGCATAGATCTGACATTATCATGTTGGACAATATGCCTGTTGATTTGATGCGTCAGGCTGTGGACATAATTCGTCAACACGATAGTCACGTTAAAATTGAAGCTTCTGGCAACATTACTTTAGATACTATTCGTGCTGTTGCCGAGACAGGAGTGGATTATATTTCTAGCAGTGCACCAATTACGAAATCCTCTTGGTTAGATTTAAGTATGAGGATTGAATGA
- a CDS encoding ribbon-helix-helix domain-containing protein: MNNQTVRTTLTLPSELLEATDKVVQEGKAKSRNEFVAQALRRELAALKRAEVDAALAEMANDPEYQAEVLKMEAEFASAQWEALQLGESPE; the protein is encoded by the coding sequence ATGAATAACCAAACTGTTCGTACAACATTAACACTACCAAGCGAACTGTTGGAAGCAACAGATAAGGTAGTGCAGGAAGGAAAAGCCAAGAGTCGTAATGAGTTTGTGGCGCAAGCGTTACGTCGAGAATTAGCAGCGCTGAAACGAGCAGAAGTTGATGCTGCTTTGGCAGAAATGGCAAATGATCCTGAGTATCAGGCAGAAGTCTTAAAGATGGAAGCGGAGTTTGCTTCGGCGCAGTGGGAGGCTTTGCAGTTAGGTGAATCTCCAGAATGA